From Paenibacillus sp. PL2-23:
GTTTGCCCTCCGTATTCTTCTTAAGGGAAGAAATACGTTCTTCGCTGTCTTTCAAGAAGCGTGACATTTTATCCTCGAATGACGGTTTGCCGTAAGCCGGTCTGCCACCCGATTGCTTGTTGAAGGGACGTCCGCCTCGGTCCTGGCCTCCGCGGTTGAAACGTTCACCGCCGCCTCCGAATCCGCCTGCGCCTGTACCTGTGCGCTCGCGTTGCGGTGGTGGCTGATGGCCTTCCGGCCGATCAATGGCTTGCTTGATGGAGAGTCCGATCTTCCCGTCCTTGTCCACGTTGATCACTTTGACCTTGACGATGTCGTCGATCTTCAGGTGATCCTTCACGTCCTTGACGTAGTTATCGGCGATCTCAGAAATGTGAACAAGACCCGTGACACCTCCCGACAAGTCGACAAATGCCCCGAAATGCGTAATGCCCGTCACTTTTCCTTCTAACTTGGCGCCCACTTCAATTGCCATAAAATAAAATGTTCCTCTCTTAAAAGTTTAGTTAAAAGCCTATCGCTATATAAGCGAATGATGAAACAGATACCTACGCTGATTATAACCGAATCGCGGA
This genomic window contains:
- a CDS encoding S1 domain-containing RNA-binding protein translates to MAIEVGAKLEGKVTGITHFGAFVDLSGGVTGLVHISEIADNYVKDVKDHLKIDDIVKVKVINVDKDGKIGLSIKQAIDRPEGHQPPPQRERTGTGAGGFGGGGERFNRGGQDRGGRPFNKQSGGRPAYGKPSFEDKMSRFLKDSEERISSLKKNTEGKRGGRGAKRV